The genomic stretch GACCTGCGCGTGGGCGGGCGGTTCAACACCAGCTTCAAGGTTGATGGCAACACCATGGCCAACACAGGTGTTTATCTTGAGGTCATCCCCCAGCGCAAACTGGTGTTCACCGATGCCTATAGCGAAGGCTGGAAACCCAGCGCCGATCCGTTCATGACCGCCATTGTCGAATTTGAAGACGATGGTGCGGGCGGCACAATCTATACTGCCACAGCGCGACACCGCTCTGTCGAGGCGCGCAAATCGCATGAGGATATGGGGTTCTTTGACGGCTGGGGCACCGTGGCCGACCAGCTTGCGGCCTACGCCAAAACCCTGTGAACGCAAAAAGGCGGGCCAACGCCCGCCTTTTCACACAACGCCATAGGCGCATTACATATTCGGATAGTTCGGCCCGTCGCCGCCCTGCGGCGTGGTCCAGTTGATGTTCTGGCTGGGATCCTTGATGTCGCAGGTCTTGCAGTGCACGCAGTTCTGGAAGTTGATGACAAAGCGCGGGTCCTTGCCGTCCTCTGTCACAAATTCATAGACGCCGGCAGGGCAATAGCGCGCCGATGGGCCCGCATAGACCGCCAGATTGCGCTCCACCGGAATGCTGGCATCTTTCAGCTTCAGGTGCGCAGGCTGGCTTTCCTCGTGGTTGGTAAAGCTGAACGCCACGTTGGTCAGACGGTCAAACGACAGCTTCCCGTCCGGCTTGGGATAGGTGATCTCTTTGTGCTGCGCCGCAGGTTCGGTCGCATCGGCGTCGGATTTGCCGTGCCCCAGCGTGCCCAGAAGTGAAAAGCCCAGCGTGTTGCACCACATGTCAAAGCCACCGATGGCCAGCGACGCCGTCAGGCCGAATTTTGACCACAACGGTTTGACATTGCGCACCTTTTTCAGATCCGCGCCAATTGCACCACCGCGCACTTCGGTCTCGTAAGCGCTCAGTTCGTCGCCCGAACGCTCGGCCTTAATCGCGTCAAAAGCCGCCTCGGCCGCCGCCTTGCCCGACAACATCGCGTTGTGGTTGCCCTTGATGCGCGGCACGTTGACCATCCCAACCGAACAGCCCAGCAGCGCCACACCGGGCGCCACCATCTTGGGCATCGACTGATAGCCGCCCTCGGTGATGGCGCGCGCGCCATAAGCCACGCGCTTGCCGCCTTTCAGCAGCTCGACCACCATCGGATGATGCTTGAACTGCTGGAACTCCATATAGGGGAACACATAGGGATTCTTGTAGCCCAAGTGGACCACGAAGCCCACATAGACCTGATTGTTTTCAAGGTGATAGATGAACGATCCGCCACCGGCCTTGCTGCCCAAGGGCCAGCCCATCGTGTGGGTAACAGTGCCCTCTTTGTGCTTGGCGGGATCAATTTCCCAGATCTCTTTCATACCGATGCCGAACTTCTGCGGCTCTTTGCCGGCCGACAGATCGTATTTCGCGATCACCTCTTTTGAAAGCGAACCGCGCACGCCTTCGCCCAGGAAGACATATTTGCCGTGCAGTTCCATGCCCGGCTCATAGCTGTCGCCCTTGGAGCCGTCGGCAGAAATGCCGAACTCGCCGGCAACCACACCTTTGACTTCGCCGTTTTCGCCGTAAACCAGTTCGGAACAGGCCATGCCGGGGAAGATTTCAACGCCCAGCTCTTCGGCCTGTTCCGCCATCCAGCGGCAGACATTGCCCATCGACACGATATAGTTGCCGTGGTTGTTCATCAGCGGCGGCATGGGAAAGTTGGGAATGCGCAGCTTGCCCGCTTCGCCCAGCATGTAGAAATTGTCTTCCTTCACCTCGACAGTGACCGGCGCGCCCTTCTCCTTCCAGTCGGGAATCAGCGCATCCAGACCGCAGGGGTCCAGAACCGCGCCCGAAAGGATATGTGCGCCCACCTCCGAGCCCTTTTCCAGCACGACCACGTTCAGGTCGGCGTCAAGTTGCTTCAGACGGATCGCCGCCGACAGGCCCGCAGGCCCGGCACCGACGATGACCACATCATATTCCATCGCTTCGCGTTCAATCTCGGCCATGCTCGGCGGCTCCTTGTGCAAAAAGCGCGTGCATTCCCAGCAACGCGCAACATTCTTTCGCGCTTGGCTAAACCACACGGCCCGCCATTGCAATCGAAACACCGTCCAGGCGGCATCGTTTTGCGACCGATTTCGCAGCGTAAAGCACCGCTACAACGGGTTCAGCCCGCAGGACGATCGCCCATCAGATAACGCGGACCACTGCCCTTCTCGGCAGCGCGGTCGCCGGGATTGTACAAGCCGCAGCTTTCAAGGCTAAGGCAGCCGCAGCCGATACAACTGTCCAGCGTGTCCCGCATCCGGGTCAGCGTGTCGATCCGCGCATCCAGCGCCGCGCGAAACCCGGTGCTGATGCGCGCCCAATCCGCCTTGGTCGGCACACGCCCCTTTGGCAACAGGTCCAGTTCGGCGCGGATCTGGGGAAGTGTAAAACCGAACTGTTGCGCGATCATCACGAACGACAGCCGCCGGATGTCTGCCCGCTCGTAGCGCCGCTGCCCGCCGGAATTGCGCCACGGGTCAATCAGGCCCTGCACTTCGTAGTAACGGATTGCCGACACCGCCAACCCCGTGCGCGCGGCCAGATCACCAATACTCAATCCGTCTTTTGCCATCTCGAAAAATCCCTTGACCTAAAGTTAGGTTTAGAAATTACGCTAAAGCCATTCGAACCCCGAGAAAAGGATAAAACCCCATGACCGCCCAACTTGAACACGCCAACTTCACCGTCTCCGACCCTGCTGCGACTGCGGCGTGGATGTGCGACCTGTTCGGCTGGCACATCCGCTGGCAGGGCGATGCGATCGCCGGCGGACACACCGTTCACGTTGGCAGTGACACGCACTACCTTGCCCTTTACGCCCCCAAAGCTGTCGAAACGCCGCAGCAATCCAATTATACCACCATCGGCGGGCTGAACCATCTGGCGGTCACCACCGACAACCTCGACGCACTCGAAACCCGGATCAAGGCGCATGGGTTCACCACCGGCAACCACGCCGACTATGAACCCGGCCGCCGTTTTTATTTCCACGATGCAGACGGCATCGAATATGAAGTGGTGCAATACGACTGATCTTCCTTCATCTTGCCAGACAAACTCCGGGGGAGCGCCGCAAGGCGCGGGGGCAGCGCCCCCTTGCCGATCGGGCCCACAGATCGGCGACATTCGCCGCCCTGCACGCACCCAACCCTTGCAATCCCCCTTCGCAATAGGTCAGGTAGCATCCAACATTGACCGGCGGCCACTTTGGCCGCCCTAATCTGCTGGACGTGACCTATGGAAAAGATCCCGATGACCCGAAAGGGTCACCTTGCCCTTGAGACCGAACTCAAGCACCTGAAATCCGTCGAGCGCCCAGCCATCATCAAGGCCATCGCCGAAGCGCGTGAACATGGCGATTTGTCCGAGAACGCCGAATACCATTCCGCCAAGGAAAAGCAGTCTTTCATCGAGGGGCGCATCAAGGAACTGGAAGGCGCGATTTCGCTGGCCGATGTGATCGACCCGACCAAGATGAAAGGCGGCATCAAGTTCGGCGCCACCGTCACGCTGGTTGACGAAGACACCGACGAAGAGAAGACCTATCAGATCGTCGGCGAATACGAGGCCAACATCGAAGCGGGCTTGCTGAACATCAAATCCCCCATCGCCCGTGCCCTGATCGGCAAGGAAGAAGGCGACAGCGTCGAGGTGCACACCCCCGGCGGTGGCAAATCCTATGAAGTGCTGAAAATCGCGTTCATCTGATCGGAACCCGGAACATGGCCGACACGCCGACTGCTGACACGACACCTTCCCGGACCCAGGGCCGCCCTGCGTCTGCGGCACATGCACGTCCGACGCCGCTGGGCATCTACGACCGGCCGCGTGCCCAAGGGATCACCGGGATCGAGATTATCGCCATCGCCCTGTCGGCGGTTTGGTTGCTGGGCGCGACAGTGTTCTTCCTCAGCATGCCCTCGGCCCCCGAAGGTCAGGACGGCGGCACCCGCGGATTGATGTTCCTGATGACCATGCTGGCGATCTTCATGCCCGTGGGCATGATCTGGGTCGCCGCCACCGCAGCCAAGGCCAGCCGCGTCATGCGCGAGGAAAGCCAGCGGTTGCAGGCGGCGATTGATGCCATCCGCCAGGCCTATATCGCCCAGCAACAGGGCCGCGATCTGTCCAGCGAACCGTCGGTCGCGCGCAAGCTCGATGAAATCGCCGCCGCCGCCAGGAAAACCGAAACCACGCTGGCCACCTTCCACACGCGGCGCGACGCGGTGAAACCGGCCCGTCACGCGCCGCCGCCCATGGCCCCGCAGGCCGCCGACGATCAGCCCAAGCTGGCGCTTGGCACCTCCTCCGAGGAGACCGCGCCGCCCCTGCCCCGCGAGGATTTCATCCGCGCCCTGAACTTCCCCGAAACCGCCGAGGATGCCGAAGGCTTTTCCGCCCTGCGCCGCGCGCTCAAGGACCGGCCCACCGCCCAGATGATCCAGGCGGCCCAGGACATCCTGACCCTGCTCAGCCAGGACGGCATCTATATGGACGACCTGCGCCCCGACCGTGCCCGCCCCGAGATCTGGCGCAGCTTTGCCCAGGGTGCGCGTGGCCGCAGTGTTGCCGCGCTGGGTGGCGTGCGGGACCGCTCGTCGCTGGCCCTGACCGCCGGCCGGATGAAGCAAGACCCGATCTTCCGCGACGCCGCGCACCATTTCCTGCGCCGCTTCGACCGCAGCTTTGCCGCCTTCGAGGCCGAAGCAGATGACGCCGACATCTCGGCGCTGGCCGACACCCGCACCGCCCGCGCCTTCATGCTGCTGGGCCGTGTGGCGGGGACGTTTGATTAAGGGCAAAAGCCCCGCTTCGGCCCCCCAGCCAGCAATTCAAACATAATCCTAACGCTGCGGCTGGAAATCCTTCGTCGCGAGCAATGCCGCAGCCGCGATCATCAAGCACCCGCAAACTTTGTTCACCACTCCGAATGACACCCGCTTGAGTGCGGTCGTCGCCTTGATTCCAGCCCACCCCCATAGGAGCAAGATAGCGCCGTCGACCACGATATAAGTCATGCCCAGAATGAAAAGCTGCGGCAGCACCGGCGACGCTGGGTCAATGAATTGCGGAAACAGCGCCCCGAAAAACACGACAGCAAACGGATTTGCCATCGAAGTCACAAAGCCTTGCCGAAACAACCGAATTGCCTGCCCTGAAGCGTTCGCCTCGACATCGGGCGTATGCTCTTTTGACAGAACAAGCTGCAAACCGATCCAAACCAGATAGGCAACACCCAGCCACTTGACCCAGATAAACACGTCTGCCGATGTCGCGATAATCGCTGCCAGCCCAAACGCCGCGCCCGTCATTTGCAGGCAGTTGGCCGTCAGGTCTCCGGCAATTGTATAGGCACTTTTACGCAACCCGTGGCGAATGCTGTTTGAAATAATCAAAAGCTGGCTGGTGTCGGGTGGCGTTGCAAAGAACACGGCGACCGCGGCGAGATAGACAAGATAGGTTTCCATCACCATTGGTCTCGCTCCTTATCGGTGTTCTTTTCAGTCTAGGAGCGGTGCTCTTTTGGGTCAAGAAAGCAACCGGAACCGCCGGTGGCCATTCAGATCAGGGCGGCGTTTCCCCCCGCAACTGCGCGCCATGCGCCTCGATCACGCTTACCAGATGATCCGCCACCACACGCACCCGCTGTGAGGCCATCAGATCACTGTGCATCACCAGCCAGATGTCCTGATCCACGCCCAGTTCGACCGGCATCCGTTCCAACCCGGCCCCCCGCGCCAGAAAATGCGGTAGCACCGCCAGCCCCAACCCCGCCTGCGCCGCGCTGAGTTGCGAGGCCAGCGTCGACGTCACCACCGCCGGTGCGGCATCGCGAAAGCTGCGGGCCAGCCACTGCGCCGCAGGCAGATCGCCAAAGCGGTCTGCCCAGCCGATATAGCGGTCGCCCTCGACCCCCGCACCGCTCCCGCGCTGCGCCATGTAATCAACCGATCCATACAGACCAAAGCCCAGCGTCCCGATCCGCCGCACTGTCAGGTGCCCCCGCGTGGGCCGCACCATGCGCACCGCCAGATCCGCATCGCGCTTGTGCAGGTTGACCGAGGCCACATCGGTCGACACCTCGACCGTCAGCCCCGGATGCGCTGCCAGCAACGAGCCCAGTGACGGGATCAGCAGCGGATTTGCCAGATTTTCGGCCGTGGCCACCCGCACGTGCCCCTGAACACCGCGCCCCGCTTGAGCGGCACTTTGGAACCCGTCCATCGCCGCCTCCAACGCCTCGGCGCGGGGCATCAATGCGGTGCCCTCATCGGTCAACTGGTATCCGGTCTGTGCCCGCGCGAACAACGGCACACCCAACGCGGCCTCCAGCCGTTCGATTCGCCGCGACACCGTGGCGACACCCGCGCCAAGGGACGCCGCAGCGCCGGTCAGTGTGCCGGTCCGCGCCACCGCCAGAAAGGCGGGCGTGTCGTTCCAGTTCAACGCGTCTTCCACTTTTCGAAAACAGCCCTCTGATGTTGTCTATATTCTTCCGGTATCAGAATACGCATCTTGTCCTCATCCCTCAATCAAAAGGACAAACCATGCAACGCCGCCACCTGACCCCCGAATTCTCTGTCTCAGCCCTTGGCCTTGGCTGCATGGGGATGAGCGAATTCTACGGCCCCCGCGATGACACCCAATCGCTGGCCGTCCTGAACCGCGCCGCCGATCTGGGAATCACTTTCTTCGACACCGCCGACACCTACGGCCCCTTCCACAACGAGGAACTGTTGGGCCGGTTCCTGCGCACCCACAAACCACAGGCCGAAGTGGCCACCAAATTCGGCATCGTCCGCAACCCCGGCGAATACCGCCGCGAGATCGACAACAGCCCCGCCTATGTCCGACGCGCCTGCGAGGCCTCGCTGAAACGTCTGGGGGTCGAGCGGATCGACCTTTACTATGTCCACCGCATCAACCCCGCCCAACGCATCGAAGAGGTGATGCACGCGCTGTCCGATCTGGTGAAACAGGGCAAGATCGCCCACATCGGCCTGTGCGAGGTCAGCGCCCCCACCCTGCGGCGCGCCCACGCGGTGCATCCCGTGACGGCGGTGCAAACAGAATACTCCCTGTGGACCCGCGAGGCCGAGGCCGAGGTTCTGCCCGCCTGCGCCGAGCTGGGCATCGGGTTCGTGCCCTACTCGCCGCTGGGGCGCGGGTTTCTGACGGGGGCTTTCGACAAGGCAACCACCTTTGGCGACGGTGACTTTCGTGCCAACCTGCCGCGGTTCTCTGCCGACAACATGGCCAGCAACACGCGCATCGTCGACTGTGTCCGTCAGTTGGCCACCGCCAAAGGCTGCACGCCTGCACAGATCGCGCTGGCGTGGCTGCTGTCCAAGGGCGACCACATCGTGCCGATCCCCGGCACCAAACGGCTGAAATACCTCGAAGAGAACATAGCCGCCGTCGACATCACCCTGAGCACAGACGAACTGACAACCCTCAACCGCGCCATCGCCGCGCTGGACGTGGCGGGCGCACGATATACCGCCGAAGGCATGAAAGGACTGAACGCATGAGTACCCAACGCACCGACCGCACCATCGCATTGCTTGAGACCTTGGAAAAAGGCGCCGCTGCCAAGGTTCAGGCCAACCTGAACACCATGGCCCCCGATCTGTTCGACACGCTTCTGGGTTTCGGTCTGGCCGACGTTCTGGACCGCCCCGTCATCGACTTGCGCACCCGCGAGATGCTGACGGTGGCGGCGCTGACAGCGATGGGGACCGCGCCCGAGCAGCTGGAATTCCACATTCGCGCCGCCCTGAACACCGGCGTCACGCGGGATGAAATCGTGGAAATCCTGTTGCAGATGGCGGTCTATGCCGGTGTGCCCGCCTGCATCAACGGCGTGGCGGCGGCGCGCAAGGCGTTCGACGCCCACGGCATCTGATCACAGCCCGAAACCACCCCAGGGGATAAAGCGCACCGGATCGCCGCGCCTGACCTCCAGCGGGCCGTCGGGCAATTCCACCAGCCCTTCGGCCCAGCTGAGCCCGCTGATCCGGCCCGACCCTTCGGACCGGAACACCTCGACCACGCCCTCCCGCATCCGGGCGCGCAAATATTCGCGGCGGCCCGGTTTCTTGGATTTTTCGAATCCCGCAGGCACCGTAAAGCCCTGCGGTTCCTGCCAACCGGACCCGGCCAGCAACGCCAGCGCAGGGGCAGCAAAAACCAGCGTGCAAACCATCGCCGCCACCGGATTGCCCGGCAGCCCAAAGACCGGCGTGCCCTTCCACATCCCCAAGGCCAAGGGCCGCCCCGGCTTGACCGCAATGCGCCACAGCGCCAGCGCCCCCGCTTCGTGCAGCAGGGCCGACACGTGGTCCTCATCCCCCGCTGAAGCACCGCCGCTTGTCAGGATCGCATCCACCTGCGCACCGTCCAAAGCCGCCGCCAGCGCGGCGCGGTCGTCCCGCACCCGGCCAAGGTCCACGGCCACGTGGCCCAGCCGCGCGAGCAGCCCCAGCAACATCGGGCGATTGGCGTCGTAAATCTGTGTTTCGCCTGCATCCGTGCCCGCCTCGGCCAGTTCGTCGCCCGTGGACAACACGCCGACGCGCAGGGGCGCAAAGACCGGCACCGCACCGACACCCACTGCTGCCAGCAGCGCCAGATCGGCAGGGGTCAGCCGCCGCCCCTGCGGCAGCACCTCATCGCCTGCGGCCACATCCTCGCCCGCGCGACGGCTGTTCGCGCCCGCCTTGACCGGCCCGTTGAACGCAATGCGGGCCCCGTCAACGCTCACGTCCTCTTGCAGCACCACGGTGTCCACCCCCGCAGGCAAGGCCGCCCCCGTCAGCACCCGCACTGCATGGCCCGCAGGTACCGTGCCGTCGAAATCGCCGCCCGCCGCTGCACGCCCCGCGACCAGCGGCAGCACATGCACTCCGGCCTCGCGCCCTCCGGCAAAGCCGTATCCGTCCACGGCAGTGTTCGGGCGCGGCGGGTTGGACCGCAACGCCGTCACGGGAGCGGCCATCACGCGACCCAGCGCCTGTTGGATGGCAACCGTTTCCACCTGTGCCACCGGCGTCAGCCGCTCTTGCAGCAAGGCCAAAGCCTCATCCACCGGCGTCCAGTTCACACCGGGCGGTAGCGCAAAGCAATCGTTGGACAGGGGCGGCGGCAAGGGCCCGTCGGGGCGCAACGCGGCGCGCAAGGAATCCTCATGCCCCAGCCCCAGAATCCAGCCTTCTTCGGTGTCACCTTCGGCCAGCATCGCGGCCAACCGATCAGGCGCAAGCGCGGACAGGGCCTGCGCCAGAACCCGCACCTGTGCGGCATCCTTGATCTCGTCGGGCTGCGCGCGCGCCGCAATCTCGGGCGCGATCAGCGAGGGCCAGACCTCGACCAGCGCGATCCCTGTGTCCAGGGTCTGAAACGGCCAGACCGCCAGATCGTCCCCGAACCGCCGCCGCAACCGCGCCAGCACCGGCAGGCCCATCAGCGCCTGCGACCCCACAGACCCCGCCCCGCTCAGCTGCCAGACGGTAAAAGCCCCCGTGGCCAGCGCTTCGGCGCGGCGCCGTTCGGCAAAGGGGTTTTCATAGCCCGCCTTGGTGCGCGCCAGCCCGTCAATGTCGCGCTTCAACCCATTGCTCCAGAACGGCCCCTTGCCGCCCAGCGACAGGTTGATCACTCCGGCCACATCAAATCGGTTGTTGGCCTTGGGCGCATCCTCGATCCGCTCCGCGAACCAGTCCCACAATTCCAGCGGATCATCCGTGCCCGCCACGGCGCGCGTAAAGCCCTGCGGATAGCCAAAGGGGAAGTCGAACCCGACCATCACCCGCCGGCCCGCCGCCCGCTCGACCTGCACCGCGTCGCCAATCCAATCCTCGGCCACCTGACGGTTGCGCAGATAGACAGGTGCATCCGCCACCCCATCCCGCGCCACACAGGCCCAGATCGCATCGGCCTTGGGCGTCGCGCCACGGTCGTTGCCCCCGGACCAGTCCACCACGATCACCGTGTCGAACATCACAGGCCCACCTGCATCAGAATGAAATCGGCAATCGCGCCTGTGTCGTCCAGATCGAACACCGGCACGGTCACGTCCACCGCGCTGTCACTGGCCACCGCCCGCACCGTCGGATCGTCGGGCGCGATCAGCGGATTACCGGTTTCGGCCCTGTGCGCCTCGACCTTGGGATGGGCGTCGCGTTTGTATCCCTCGACCAGCACCAGATCGACCGGCGACAGTTTCTCCAGCAGCGCAGACAGCGGCAATTCATCCGCGCCGCGCATCTCGTGCATCAACGCAAAGCGGTTGCGCGAGGCCAGCAGCACCTCGGAGGCGCCGGCCACACGGTGCCGATGGCTGTCCTTGCCCGGATGGTCGACGTCAAAGGAATGGTGCGCATGTTTCACCGTGCTGACGGTGATGCCACGCCCCGTGATCTCGGTCACCAGTCGCTCCATCAACCCCGTCTTGCCCGCGTTCTTCCAGCCGACAACACCAAAAATTCTCATAGCATCGCCTCTGCTGCCGCCAGATCCTCGGGCGTGTTGACGTTGAAAAACGGATCACCTGCTTCCGGAAACTCCGCCAACCGCCCGTCGTGCGCGTCTGTCCAGATCACAACCTTGCGCAGCCCGTCCTGCAAAGCGGCGCGCAGATCGTCGCGCAGGGCCACAGGCCACAGGCCAAATGTCGGGTGCCGGATCAGCCCGGCGGTCATCGAGCGCGTGTCCGCATTGCCGCGCGGCGTCGCGGCCAGCGCCAGCGGGGCGACCATGCCTTCGGAGGCCATCAGCAGACGCGGCACCAGATCACAGGGAAAGAACGGCGTGTCGGCGGCCACGGTCACGATCGCATCTGCCCCCAGTTCCGCTGCCCAGTCCAGCCCGGCGAGTACGCCCGCCAACGGCCCCGCGAACCCTTCCACACTGTCCGCCACCACCGGCAGGCCAAAGCCCGCAAACCGCGCCGGATCGCCATTGGCGTTCAGCGCCAGCCCCGCCACCTGCGGCTCCAGCCGCGCAATCACCCGCGCCAGCAGGCTCTGCCCGCCCAGTTGCAACAGCGCCTTGTCACCCCCGCCCATCCGCGTGGCCAGACCACCGGCAAGGATCACGCCCAAAGGTTGCTTCATTCCCCGCTCCCCTTACGGCCCGACTTGCGCGGCTCGTCCTGAACCGCCGCGGGATCGGCATCGCGGATCAGGCGGTCTTCGCCCGCAAGGCAGACAAACCGCTGCCCCCGCATCCGGCCGATCAGGGTCAGCCCGACCTGTTGCGCAATCTCGACGCCCCAGGCGGTAAAGCCCGAGCGGGACGCCAGCACCGGAATGCCCATCATCGCGGTCTTGATCACCATTTCGGACGTCAAACGGCCCGTTGTGTACAGGATCTTGTCGTCGGGGTTGACGCCCTCGTCCAGCATCCAGCCTGCGATCTTGTCCACCGCGTTGTGACGCCCCACGTCCTCCATATAGACCAGCGGACGGTCCTGATGGCACAGCACCGTGCCGTGAATCGCACCTGCTTCCAGATACAGCGAGGGCGTGCGGTTGATCGCGGCACTAAGCGCATAAAGCCACGAGGTGCGCACCGGCGTTGCAGGCAGCACCACGCCGTCCAGCCCCTCCATCATGTCGCCAAAGACGGTGCCCACGGCGCAACCGCTGGTGCGGGTTTTCTTCTTCAGCTTGTCCTCGTGGTTGGTCTGGCGCGCCGTGCGCACCACCACCACCTGCAATTCCTCGTCGTAATCGACGCCGGTGACGACATCATCATCACCCAGCATCCGCTGGTTGCGCAGAAAGCCCAGCGCCAGATATTCGGGGTAATCGCCGATGGTCATGGCCGTAACGATTTCCTGCGCGTTCAGATAGATCGTCAGGGGCCGCTCCTCGACCACCGACAGATCAACCTGCGCGCCGGTGTGGTCAAACCCCGTCACGTTGCGGGTCAACCCCGACCGCGCGGGCATGGGCGCAATCAGATAGCTGCCCGAATTGTCTTGCGTCGCCAATTGCATCCCCTTTCGTTGCCCGTTAACCCTAGACCAACACTAAGGTTTCACAATGTCCACCACCACACCGAAAACCGCCTTTTGGCGCGGCGTGCGCGACAGCGCGCCCTTTACTTTGGTCGCCGGCCCTTTTGCGCTGCTCTTTGGCGTAATCGCGACCGAGGCGGGGCTGAATCTGTTTGAAGTCATGACCTTTTCGCTGGCGGTAATCGCAGGCGCGGCACAGTTCACCGCCCTGCAACTGATGCAGGAAAATGCACCCACCGTTGTCGTCATCATCTCGGCGCTGGCTGTGAACCTGCGGGTGGCAATGTATTCCGCCGCACTGACCCCCTATCTGGGCCGCGCGCCGATGTGGCAGCGGGTTTTTGCGGCCTATCTGCTGGTCGACCAAAGCTATGCGCTGAGCCATCAGAAATTCGAGGCCGAGCCGGAGATGAGTGTGCCCGAGCGGATGGCCTATTACATGGGCACCTGCATGTTGGTGATGTCGGTCTGGTACGGGGCGAGTCTGGCTGGCGCGATCATCGGCAGCGCGCTGCCGCCGCAGATCCCGATTGATTTCGCCCTGCCGATTGCGTTTCTTGCCATGGTCGCCCCGGCCCTGCGCACCCTGCCCCATGTCATCGCCGCCTTTACGGCTGTTGTCGTCAGCCTGTTTGCCGCCTCTGTGCCGTGGTCGCTGGGGCTGATCATCGCGGGGGCAGCAGGCATGATCGCGGGCGCGCAGGCCGAACTGTGGATGGAGCGTCGCAGATGAACACCCTGACCCTGTGGACCGTCATCATTTCTCTGGGCGTGGGCAGCTTTCTGCTGCGCTTTTCGTTTCTGGGGCTGGTCGGTGACCGCCCCTTGCCGCCGTGGTTGCTGCGCCATTTGCGCTATACAGCCGTGGCAATCCTGCCTGCAATGGTCACGCCATTGGTGGCCTTTTCAAATGCGGCTGGCACCGGCCCGGAACCGGGACGTTTGCTGGCGGCGCTGGTTGCCGTGGCGGTAGGTGCGAAAACCAAAAACGTGCTGGCGGCCATCGGATCGGGGGCCGCAGTGCTGACGTTGTATATTCTGATTGTCGGGTAAGGTGGCGGCAGTTCCGTCTCTGCGCTGCTGTACGACGTCAGACGAAATTCAACCTTGCGTCATCAACTGATCTACAATGGAAGACCCGACATTCACGCAGATCGCAGCAAACGGCAGGAACGAGCCCTTTCCGTTTGTCACCTGCGCGGATTCAAGGCCGCAGGCCGCCGCGCATCATGCCTTAGGCATGT from Pseudosulfitobacter sp. DSM 107133 encodes the following:
- a CDS encoding SRPBCC family protein is translated as MKLDPTTDLTFTRKIDVAPALLWECWTTPEHVKAFFVPRPHAVTDCEIDLRVGGRFNTSFKVDGNTMANTGVYLEVIPQRKLVFTDAYSEGWKPSADPFMTAIVEFEDDGAGGTIYTATARHRSVEARKSHEDMGFFDGWGTVADQLAAYAKTL
- a CDS encoding carboxymuconolactone decarboxylase family protein, with translation MSTQRTDRTIALLETLEKGAAAKVQANLNTMAPDLFDTLLGFGLADVLDRPVIDLRTREMLTVAALTAMGTAPEQLEFHIRAALNTGVTRDEIVEILLQMAVYAGVPACINGVAAARKAFDAHGI
- the soxR gene encoding redox-sensitive transcriptional activator SoxR; its protein translation is MAKDGLSIGDLAARTGLAVSAIRYYEVQGLIDPWRNSGGQRRYERADIRRLSFVMIAQQFGFTLPQIRAELDLLPKGRVPTKADWARISTGFRAALDARIDTLTRMRDTLDSCIGCGCLSLESCGLYNPGDRAAEKGSGPRYLMGDRPAG
- a CDS encoding LysR family transcriptional regulator; translated protein: MEDALNWNDTPAFLAVARTGTLTGAAASLGAGVATVSRRIERLEAALGVPLFARAQTGYQLTDEGTALMPRAEALEAAMDGFQSAAQAGRGVQGHVRVATAENLANPLLIPSLGSLLAAHPGLTVEVSTDVASVNLHKRDADLAVRMVRPTRGHLTVRRIGTLGFGLYGSVDYMAQRGSGAGVEGDRYIGWADRFGDLPAAQWLARSFRDAAPAVVTSTLASQLSAAQAGLGLAVLPHFLARGAGLERMPVELGVDQDIWLVMHSDLMASQRVRVVADHLVSVIEAHGAQLRGETPP
- a CDS encoding electron transfer flavoprotein-ubiquinone oxidoreductase, coding for MAEIEREAMEYDVVIVGAGPAGLSAAIRLKQLDADLNVVVLEKGSEVGAHILSGAVLDPCGLDALIPDWKEKGAPVTVEVKEDNFYMLGEAGKLRIPNFPMPPLMNNHGNYIVSMGNVCRWMAEQAEELGVEIFPGMACSELVYGENGEVKGVVAGEFGISADGSKGDSYEPGMELHGKYVFLGEGVRGSLSKEVIAKYDLSAGKEPQKFGIGMKEIWEIDPAKHKEGTVTHTMGWPLGSKAGGGSFIYHLENNQVYVGFVVHLGYKNPYVFPYMEFQQFKHHPMVVELLKGGKRVAYGARAITEGGYQSMPKMVAPGVALLGCSVGMVNVPRIKGNHNAMLSGKAAAEAAFDAIKAERSGDELSAYETEVRGGAIGADLKKVRNVKPLWSKFGLTASLAIGGFDMWCNTLGFSLLGTLGHGKSDADATEPAAQHKEITYPKPDGKLSFDRLTNVAFSFTNHEESQPAHLKLKDASIPVERNLAVYAGPSARYCPAGVYEFVTEDGKDPRFVINFQNCVHCKTCDIKDPSQNINWTTPQGGDGPNYPNM
- the greA gene encoding transcription elongation factor GreA, whose translation is MEKIPMTRKGHLALETELKHLKSVERPAIIKAIAEAREHGDLSENAEYHSAKEKQSFIEGRIKELEGAISLADVIDPTKMKGGIKFGATVTLVDEDTDEEKTYQIVGEYEANIEAGLLNIKSPIARALIGKEEGDSVEVHTPGGGKSYEVLKIAFI
- a CDS encoding LysE family translocator, with translation MVMETYLVYLAAVAVFFATPPDTSQLLIISNSIRHGLRKSAYTIAGDLTANCLQMTGAAFGLAAIIATSADVFIWVKWLGVAYLVWIGLQLVLSKEHTPDVEANASGQAIRLFRQGFVTSMANPFAVVFFGALFPQFIDPASPVLPQLFILGMTYIVVDGAILLLWGWAGIKATTALKRVSFGVVNKVCGCLMIAAAALLATKDFQPQR
- a CDS encoding aldo/keto reductase, whose protein sequence is MQRRHLTPEFSVSALGLGCMGMSEFYGPRDDTQSLAVLNRAADLGITFFDTADTYGPFHNEELLGRFLRTHKPQAEVATKFGIVRNPGEYRREIDNSPAYVRRACEASLKRLGVERIDLYYVHRINPAQRIEEVMHALSDLVKQGKIAHIGLCEVSAPTLRRAHAVHPVTAVQTEYSLWTREAEAEVLPACAELGIGFVPYSPLGRGFLTGAFDKATTFGDGDFRANLPRFSADNMASNTRIVDCVRQLATAKGCTPAQIALAWLLSKGDHIVPIPGTKRLKYLEENIAAVDITLSTDELTTLNRAIAALDVAGARYTAEGMKGLNA
- a CDS encoding VOC family protein — protein: MTAQLEHANFTVSDPAATAAWMCDLFGWHIRWQGDAIAGGHTVHVGSDTHYLALYAPKAVETPQQSNYTTIGGLNHLAVTTDNLDALETRIKAHGFTTGNHADYEPGRRFYFHDADGIEYEVVQYD